One Coleofasciculus chthonoplastes PCC 7420 DNA segment encodes these proteins:
- a CDS encoding Npun_F5560 family protein, whose product MNATETPTLPALQTEVSRLREELHLRDQLVQQLSQELFRLVKGNANFKPPAEVSERHQAQMRVLREQLQDVEQQVRFYQEQITTRDQEIYQLRQSVQELTDRSRMLEQVVQELPQIYRQKFAERMAPVREKVSRLQRENRQLHAELQSVSYRLAVRNRNITHVDLPSFGRPTNSPIPTFGSV is encoded by the coding sequence GTGAACGCGACTGAAACCCCAACCCTACCAGCGCTGCAAACTGAAGTGTCTCGCCTTCGGGAAGAGTTACATCTGAGAGATCAGCTCGTGCAGCAACTCTCTCAAGAGCTATTTCGCTTGGTTAAAGGCAATGCGAACTTTAAACCGCCAGCCGAGGTTTCTGAGCGTCATCAAGCCCAAATGCGAGTCTTGCGCGAACAGTTGCAAGATGTGGAGCAGCAAGTTAGATTTTACCAAGAGCAGATTACGACTCGCGATCAAGAAATTTATCAGTTGCGCCAGTCTGTGCAAGAATTAACTGACCGTTCTCGCATGTTAGAGCAGGTGGTTCAGGAGCTACCCCAAATTTATCGCCAGAAGTTCGCTGAACGCATGGCACCGGTGAGAGAGAAGGTGAGTCGGTTACAACGAGAGAATCGCCAACTTCATGCTGAGTTGCAAAGTGTCAGCTATCGGCTAGCGGTCAGGAATCGCAATATCACCCATGTTGACTTACCTAGCTTTGGGCGTCCGACGAATAGCCCAATTCCTACCTTTGGTAGCGTTTAG